The Vidua chalybeata isolate OUT-0048 chromosome 17, bVidCha1 merged haplotype, whole genome shotgun sequence genome contains the following window.
TCACGTTAGCAaaaactccattttcttcaagAAGTAAATCCCAAATCTCTGTGCAGAACTTTCTCAACAACAATAAATAGGAACTCTGTTCCTAAATTCACATTATACAATATACACAAAACAGTGCAAAATAGCATGAATCCTTAAATTCCAAATgcattacatttaaaataattgcaaaaagCCAATGTTCTCTTCCTTCATCCTGTATCTATTTTAGGGGCAACATAGATGGTTTAATAACATGCAATATAACAATCATACATGCAAAACCTCCCTACACACAACAAAATAGGTCTTGGACTGTTCCAACACACTGAGGGGACTTGAGGTCTTGTCCTGACTCACCCAGTGAAGTGACTTCCTGTAGATTCAGAATGGTTAATTAACATCTTGTGGCCTTGAAAATACCATACACATATTTTCCCAAGTGGATGCAAAATTCTAGGTTCTTTTAAGACTATAGTTTGGGGAAAGCCAGTGTTGACTAGTGAGGCTGTTCAAGTAATAGTTCACAGTCACCTGAGGTTTACTGGTGGCAGATACTTGTTTTATTTGGCAAGAGCCCTAGGTTTTGGCTCATGTGTAATCTTTTTGATTTTACTCATAGTCCAGATAGTCTCTTGCAAGTCTGGAGCAAGTGTCCTTGGACTGGTCTCCTGGATGCTGCAGGGTATGAATATCTACTTTTCTTACAAGACAACAGCAGCAATAAGTATTTGTGTCACTAATCACAAAACACTTCACAAGTTATTCCCAGGAAATAAGAGAATTTCTTCACCTGCCATTGAAATGCACCTGTAGCTGGGGaagagagcagcactgctctgtggtAATGACTATACCACACTGGGGCTTACAGGACAAGAGTGCAGTTTCCAGCTGAAGCCACCAGAGGAATTTGGACAGGAAAGGTAAAGTTATCCAAAAGAAACTCAGACCACAACGTTGGAAGTACTTCTGTTACATTAGGGAACACTCATGATTAGTTTGTTCATTATTAGTTTGTTCATTGTAGCAAATCCATCTGGTCTGGACCTTGGGTTTCTGTGCTACCAGCACTGCAGTGTTTCCAGAAACATGACACCAGGCTCATGACACCCAACTTGGGTTATTCCTGATGCAGGAGTCTCCCCCTGAGAGTCCATTTACAGCCAACAGCCTCATATCTTGGAAGCATCTTCTCTCTAGGGATGTGTATTCCTCACAGGAGAGTGTTGAGATGAGAGGAGAAAGCGCCTAATTGCCCCCATTAACTTCAAAAGGACTCCCGAGGGGCAGCTTCCATGGGGTGTCTGTGTTACAGGGTGTAAATCTGGGTAGGAGACACTCACTCTAAAAAAGAGGTGTATTTTTTCATTGAATGCACTTCTGTTCCTCGTATTCCTTTCAATGCTTTGGCCCAGCTCAGCACTTGCACATAACACAAAATGGGGTGGCACTGGTATATTTAACAACAGATGCTTCAGAGATTCTAAATATTGACATGTGCCTAACACTTCACCAAACAAGAATAAATCAGCcctaaggaaaagcaaattaaattgCCTATAACAATATGTTTTGTTAAATGCCCTGAAGAAGTATTGAATGAAGCTCGCTGCAATGCCAAAGCAATTCCTCTTGGCACTCTTCCAGCGCAGTGTGTACAGCcacacagctcccactgcctgCATTGTTTCATGCTCACAGGAATTGTTTATTCTTCTTTGCAGGTGCAGGGAGCCTGCTCAGATCCTCCTGCTCGGTGAGGTTGTGGTCAGAGCTGTCGTGAGAACAGTCCTTCACTGCACTGTAGTACACCCGGGTGGTGGACGGGGCAGGGTGCTCAGCACTCTTCTCCTGGCACTTGTACAACTTCCTAAAGGCAGCCCTGAACTTCTGTGACATGAGGTTGTAGATGATGGGGTTGATGGCACTGTTCAGGTAGATGCACAGGCGGCAGAAGAGGAGGAACCAGGTGTTCAGGTACGGAGGGTCCACGAAGGAGTTCACCACCACCAGCGTGCGGTAAGGCAGCCACAGCACGGCGAAGAGGGCCACCACGACAGCCAGCATCTTGGTCACCTTGGTGGGGGGACATGCAAAAAGAGAAACAGCCAGATGGTGCTAAACCTCCAGTAGAACTTTCCCACCTGGAGGACTGGTGCAGATGGTTTCTCTCTCTAaggcatttaaaagaaacaccCAAGCCATGGGCTTATTTCTCGCTGAAACCATTTTAATCAGGAAATAATCTTgcataaataaaaccagaaattataGGTTTTCATCTACCATTGAAGAGCATCTAAATCTCCTTAGAAATAGTATTCACCACGCTGGAAATAGGCTGGGATAACCATGGCAATGTCTGTACCAGAAAGCAAATTTGAAAATTGTACATAACAGTAAATTAATGGGGAAAATACTTGACTAAAGGTGGGGACCTTGGTTTTAGGGGTGTCATGGGATACACTTAATCTCCTTCCCTAGGGTTTCCTGGTTTCCTACACCACCTATATTGTTTCAGGGAATAGGCTCCTGGTACAGAGCAACCCTGGAAGAAGAGGAGACTGTAAGGAATCTTATATTACTTGTGCTGATATAGGGCTTACTTAGCTACTTACCATGGGTTACTTTAATTTTCAGCACACTAGGGGAGTACTACATAAAGATACTGGGAACAAAAAGAAACTGAGGACTCAGAAGTGAACAATAATTGCCCTCAGCTCAACATAAGCTTTTTTAGGAAATTGGGGTTTTGCGCTGAAACACCAGTCATCCTAATAATTTCAGCAGCTATTTCTGGTGACAATCCTCCTCAAACAAATACTAACAAAATATACACATCCCCAAAGAGGAAAGTATGATTAAAGTATGACATGATGCCACATGCATGTCTAGGCAGTGGTGTTTCAAACATCAGAAGGGGAGTTGTGCAATAACCCAGTTCTTAGTATGGACATAAGCACTGGGATCACATTTAGAGTCTCTCAGCTTTTCTTGGAGTACTTTTTTACTTCATCAAAAGAAATGATGCCTTCCTGTAATGCCGTGAGTAGAAACTGGGAGTCATTGCGTGTGGTAACAAAACTTTCCCTAGAAGAAAGGGACTGTTACCAAGCTGTGGCCAAAATAGAAGGGTTTGCTGTGTGTGGTTTAATGGAAATGTGAGGACACTTCCAAAAATAAGATCTTGAAGTGATACAGTGAGTGCTGAGGTTGTTGCTAAGACTGAAGCTTGTTTGCTGCCACAGTTTGCTGTCTTTTGGGAAAGATACGAGAGAATGTACAAGTGATGTCTCACAAAGCTGTGTCCAGCCTCTGCCCCTGTCCAGGAAGCCACAGATGCTTCTCCCCAGCCAGGATCCTCCCTCCTTGTTCCTGCTCCATCATTCTGAGTTGCACATCCTTTTTTTAGGAATGTCACTCCCTCTAGTGGTCCCTCTCCGGGAGGAGAAATACAGACTTGGAGGTGTTCGTAGAAGTGATTGATAAATACAGCAAAGCTCACACCTTGTGTTGTCCTGCTCAGGATTTAGGTGCTTTGAAGCCCCAGTGGGAGAACAGCAGCATCCTCATACCCCAAAAGCAGTGCAGTTCTGGGACTGTGTAGgagcacagccacagaaaaTCTCCCTCAGCCATCCAggcaggggagaaaatgggCACCTCTGAGAGACCCTTTAGGACCTTTTCCAGGGAACTCTGGGCATGGGGCCTGGAAGAGCCAGTTCCTCTATAAAGAGAGGCCAGAGCAGGAATGCTGATGTGAGTGCCTGTCCTCTGTTCAGAGGCACCTCCAGAGCTACACACCTCCCCCAGCTGGAAGCCCTGGAAAATTGCTTTACAGTTTAAAAACTTAGGGCCATCTTTATTCCTTATGATGGCAGCACTGTGATGTCAGGCCATTCAGGGGAAGTCTTTGCACGCTAGGATATTTTGGGAGGTAAGGATAATCTCCAGTAAACTCCTGGTGTACACTAAGGAGAGCACAAGATGTTTCCAGGAGCTGGAATGCCCCAGCAGCCACTTGTCCTAATGGTGCTGGAGCAAGCTGTGccagtccctggcacagcattgcagggggagcagcacagcccctccagcagctgctctggaaggaGAGATCTATCAACCAGTTGAGAGCCTTTGCTGCCAAACACCATGCccaaggctgctgcagctgccagtggTCATGGGAGGGCAGGCAAATGCTTTTGAAGAAGTCATCACTTGCTTTAAACCTTTcagagaaaaagggaggaaaagctgGACTGGGAAGATTTAGAAGCTCATGAAGAAATACACATTCTCTGAGCTGTTTGCTTCCCCTCTGTGACCCTGACTCATCTCTCCTGGGGAATGGAGGTTCCTGTGCAAGGCAGGCAGCAAGCTACTGAGCAGGAAACAGGAGGACTATAGGGCAGGCTGAAGTCTGCTTTGGGCTATCTGGAAATCACAACAGAACTAGAGATTTCAAGGACTAAAGCCAAACTCCCAGATTCAACCCTTTCCTTTAAGAGGAAAGCTGAATGGGCCCTGGCTATTCAGAATGGGACTGTCCCATGTCTAGATACTGATCTGTCCAAAGAGATGGGACACGAGGCAGCGATTGTCCATGTGAACAGAGCAATGAGGACAGAAGGAGGTGGGAGGAGAAGGACATGGGGAGACAGCAGGCAGCTGAGAGACACAGGAATCACCAAAACTCAAGCACACCACTGTGACTCCGAGGTGACTTGCCCAgctgggaggctgcagccagggctgagctccaaGGGAAGACAGTTCTCCCTTCTCTTTGCTCCTTTAAATCTGACTTCACCTGCGCAGGACACTGTCTGAGAGGTGAGTCCCACTGGCATAACATGACCCAGCCTTCTCCTCCTCGTGGAGGCAATCAATAATTAATTAGCTAGCAAAAGTGGctgcacttctgcctctccCCGGCTGAAGCCCTGTCCTGCTCTACCAAGCCCGACCAGAGCACGGGAAGCCCGTCTGTGCTGCCAGACCCCAGCTGGGCTTGAGGGGCTCCTTTGCAGCAAACCAACAGTCCCCACTCCCTCCACGAAGGGAAACGAAGAACTGTGGCACCTCGCCCCCTGCCAGAATGCCCCTCAAAGCCCTGAGCCcggcagagctgcctgcagcccgGCACGCCCAGACAGCGGGGAGCCCCTACCTGCTTGCGGGAGCTCAGGGCCCCCCTGCTGCCCCGGCAGGAGAGCTTGAGGGAGCTGCCCTGGTGCATGGAGCCCAGGAAGGAGTGCTGCGGGGTGCCGGGCAGGGGGCTCACGAAGAGGATGCGGGCAATGAGGCCGTAGAGGACAGTTGCCAGCCCCAGCGGGATGACATAGAAGACAGCAAAATCCAAGAAGTAAATGGGCATGTAAAGGCTTCTGGAGACCCGGTAGCCACAGATGACCTGCGCCCCATCCGAGAAGGTGACCTGGGTGGTGTCCACCAGGAAGAACCACATGAGGCAATAGAGGGAGGTGAAGAGCCACAGCGAGGCGATGATGCGCCTGGCGCGGGACACGGTGCACAGGAGCTGTGCCTTGATGGCGTGGCAGATGGCGATGTACCGCTCCACCGTGAAGGCGGCGATGGACCAGGCGGAGATGTTGATGCCCAGGTACTGCAAGTAGGTGATGCAGAGGCAGCCGGCGTAGCCGTACACCCAAGAAGCCACCACTTCGGAGATGTTGGGCAGCCCGGCCGCCAGCAGCACGATGAGGTCGGCCACGGCCAGGCTCACCAGGTAGCAGTTGGTGGGGGTCACCATGTGCTTGGTGCgcagcaccaccagcaccaccatgGCGTTGCCCGCGATGCCCACGCCGCAGatgagcagcaccagcaggatgGTGaccacctgcagctccaggggctgccGGGGCATCCTGCCCAGGCTCTGGTTGCCGCTGCCCAGCGCGGCTCCCGGGCTGGCCGAGCCGTTCTCCATCGTGCCTGCAGCCGCCGGCGGAGCCCCGCGCACCCTGCGGCGGCAGCGgggagccggggctgcccccgagccccctccccgccTTCCCGCCCACCCCggctcctccctcccctttttCTCCACGTTTCACCCCAGGTCTCGCAGCCGCCCTGCTCCTTGCACACCTCTCCCCTGCAAACTCTCTGcctggaggggcagggagcGGCAGGGATCCCCCCAGTCCCCGGCACCCTCCAGGAGCTCCCGTGAACCAGCCGGGACTGTCCGGAACCCCCAGGCTCCCGGGGCCCTCCAGGACTCCCCTTAGccgccgggacccccgggaaGCACCAGGCCTCCCCCAGGACAGCCCACAGCCCCCCGGGGGCTATCTCGGTCCCCGGGACCCCGCATCGCCTCCCGCCGGCATCCCCCGCCTGCGCCCGCCGGGTCCTAGCGCACCGCGGAGCCGGgccgggaggaggaggaggaggaggaggaggaaaggagccCAAGCAGGGGATGGGGGTGCAGGTGAGAGATCCCAGGGTGGGGAGGCGCAGAGGCTGAACGTACCCCAGCAGTGAGTGGAGCCCGGACTGTGGGTGCCTTTGTCCCCAGCCGAGGCACAGGCTTCACTGTTCCCCCAGGGCAAGGGGAGCTGAGGGTGAGGAGTCCTTTATTCCTCATCCTCAGGAGGATGGGAGCAGAGCGATGCCAGTGAGATCCA
Protein-coding sequences here:
- the LOC128796881 gene encoding thyrotropin-releasing hormone receptor-like, with translation MENGSASPGAALGSGNQSLGRMPRQPLELQVVTILLVLLICGVGIAGNAMVVLVVLRTKHMVTPTNCYLVSLAVADLIVLLAAGLPNISEVVASWVYGYAGCLCITYLQYLGINISAWSIAAFTVERYIAICHAIKAQLLCTVSRARRIIASLWLFTSLYCLMWFFLVDTTQVTFSDGAQVICGYRVSRSLYMPIYFLDFAVFYVIPLGLATVLYGLIARILFVSPLPGTPQHSFLGSMHQGSSLKLSCRGSRGALSSRKQVTKMLAVVVALFAVLWLPYRTLVVVNSFVDPPYLNTWFLLFCRLCIYLNSAINPIIYNLMSQKFRAAFRKLYKCQEKSAEHPAPSTTRVYYSAVKDCSHDSSDHNLTEQEDLSRLPAPAKKNKQFL